One Xiphophorus maculatus strain JP 163 A chromosome 15, X_maculatus-5.0-male, whole genome shotgun sequence genomic window, CCATTTGTAGACAGAGTTGAGATGTCGACCCCATgctgtaacatttttttaagctaaTGGATTCAAACAACAATTaggaatgtaaacaaaatgcatCCTTCttcatgttgatttttcttGTAATGTTGTTTGGTTCTCTGCCCTTTGTTCAAAAATGAACAGGCATTACTTTGTGTCCTTTCCTCACAATTTCACTCTCCTGCTAAACttgtatatatttattctcATATGTTGATAGTGTACTAGCGTAAACTATCtcttacatgtttttaaatgtgaattttactgCAGGTTTTCACAATGCTCGAGTGCTCAGAAATTGATTCGGTTTTTCTTGGTTTATTAAAATTCATAGCcatcattttattattcaggAATAAAGAAGTCAGTTGAAATGAAACAGTACATAACTGATAACGTCAGCAGCCAGGCTGTGGACAAATGTTTGGCAGCAGTAGTAGCACTTGTCGAGAAGATTTACTCCATTCACAAGTTTTTACATTGAAATACGTAAAGGCAGCACTgaagcagcattttaaaaaaaacccagatagAAAGCAGTATTTTCCTGGTTGTATAACATCTGAATGCTTTACGTTTTGCATCACTGAGGCATCATTTATATTGTATGTATGCATCTCCTACTAAgatgttgaaataaaacttgCTTTTATGTGTGATTGAGTACTTTCTGAACAAGTGGCGAGTAAAAAATTGTGACACTTAAACTTTTGTATTctgtataaaaattaaaaggctATTAAAcaactgctgtttttttcctttgataACTGGTTTCAAATTAGATAGTTTAGTGTATTCTGTGATTGTGTATTCTAACTAAATGTGGAGAGCTACAGTTTTTTGTTCTCCAAAAACTATTCTACAGAGTTCCCAGTAAGAGCAGGAGAATTGTTTAATTTGACTTAAGAAATATTAGTgttcttattaaaataaaatattgttctaAAGAGGTTCTACACAAAAGAGTTACCCACCAGACTCCTAATACTAGTAGTTGTAGATGTTAACCTAGCATTACCTCACagccaaaaaaaatcaaatgtgtgGTACCATAATAAAAGAAGAATGTATTGCTCTACTGTTAAAACTGGCAGGACTGGTTTGAAGCTCCAAACCAGTAAATACAGAGGTTTAATACTACAAGCAgcacacattttaaacacaaatggGCACATTTGTCTAAATAGAAGTAAAGTATAACCATTCTgttttttcctcacattttggcaaaaaaatataaatgaaaaataaaaaaaagttgaagtgaaaaatttgcattttcccCACTTTTTGGTATCTTTCCATTTCTGATCTGATCATGACAAAAGTCAAATAACTGCATTTCATAACGTGGGCTAGCTAACactgcagaaataaacagaTGGGACTAAGATCTGTTCTATATTTTCAaggcattgttttgttttttgatcatGTCTCAGGTTAcagttgggggggaaaaaatggtgTTAGATTTTTGCGGGACCCTCTGTAGACGGGCTCCTCCTGATCAGGGTCTCCTGAGGCTGCGCCTGTCTGAAAAGGTTTACCTCAAAGTTTTTCCTGGTAATTCAgagaaagcagaaacagaaaacaagggGTTTACTTTTAgcttacaaataaactttttagaGGACATGAGCATGTTTGTCACTTACTTGCTTGCCAACTCTTTTGATATCTCCTCCAGTGTCCGGCCTTTGGTCTGAGGAACGCAAAGGATGACGAACACCAGCAGGACAAAACTCATACCGGAGTATAGAAACATTACATTGGGAACGCCAATcttttctggagaaaaaaagatataagACATGCACTTTATTCACTTAGAATATAATAGGACAATTATATATGGTATAATCTATAAAATTACGAGTGTTGTCAATCAGGTAATCATAAAGTAAGCCACATTGCAGAAAGGCCAgatcagataaaataaattttatttattgtgaggAATAAATTAGAACATCTGCATGTTTATTCCCACTTAAAATGGCTTAAATCAACTGCAGGTGTATCATACTGGTGTAATCCTTAGAACATCGATACCAGACATGTTGAAGGAGGTTTGCCCGGTTTGTAGTCCAACTAGTGAGATTGAAGAAGCTTAGTAGTCTagtaaatgatttaaaaacgCCTCAAAGAGTTTGAACTCAACAAATCCAATGAATGGAAATGGCATTCGAAGCAATGGCCAACATGCCCTTAAGATGCAAAAAGAAGTCACCAAAACCTTAATATGTCACCACAGGTTTGCTTTCCCTCTACTGATATGAAATGCAAACGATGagatattaatttttaaatggcGTCTGCAAATTCGTCTGCAAGCTGAATGAGACAAGAAGCTCATTGAGTAGAAAACACCGGATCATATTTTAGTAGTATTAGCAACACCGAAGAGCTCATTTTTGCCATAATGGCCAGCAGAGGTGATTTGTGACGTCCACAGTGTATTTGCTGTAGTTGCTTTGGCTCAAAGCCTGTCTGTATTAACACTAGAAGCAAACTGAACAAGAAATTATTTGGAAGCAAACTGAGACCACTTCAGAAAGTGTCTTGGTCCAGTTGTTTGATCCGCACCAGGGTTCCCTTGAGTGTATTCACACCTGCACAAAATGTTCAGACCAACTGGGGAAACAAACCAGAGTTTGTTTCCCCAGTTGAAAACAAActcttgtttggtttgtttaaagCGGACCAAATGTGTCAGGTGTGAATACACCCTTAAAATGGGCTGCAAAGAGCACCTCAAAATCTCACAGCTGAAAGTGAGAAGTGGGGCAAACTTTCCTCAGACTGGTCTCATAGTCTGGTAGATGGATACAAAGAAGATTGTAGTAAAGTTATTTCAACCAAAGGGGGATAACATTATCTCCTAAGTCTAGAGTGTCCTAACTTTTTCCTTAATTGAAAAATCAATGTCCCtggtatattttttgtttaatagaaCAAGGTTAACAAGGTTATTAGAGGTAGCTAATATAAGGGTTAGAATGGAGCAGTCTGATTTGAAATCAGGGATTTTGCAGATCTTgcatgaaataataaatttttccCCTTCCCTAAGGCAAAGGTccaaaattaaagttgtgttgtgtGTAAATCAATTGTTTGCTAGTGATTACTGTGCAGGCAAGTTGTTTGCATAACCAGTGGTCATCTGTTTGTCTAGCTGTATGGTTACTAATGAAATTTACGCAACCTAAGCATTACAGAGCTCCACAGTCACTAACATACAAACCTGTGATGGTGAGAAAAGTCATGGAAATGAGCAGGTTTGTGGCCCAGTTCACTGCCGACACGACCGACACAGCCCTGCCTCTGACTCCCATGGGAAAGATCTCACTGAGAACCACGTAGACCACTGAGAAGGGGACCAAAGgaagacacattttttaaaaaaaggataattGGTGGAAACGTCATAGTCAGGGTTCATGTTGCATTATCTGGGGAGCTCTGTTGCTATGTATTACCTAATTTACCTAATCCTAATTACTGTTCAACTGTAACTCTTGTACTTTGCTCTCTGTTGTGTAATGTGCTAATTTACAGCTGTCTTTAAACACATAAAGATCATTTATTGGGACGAGAAAACCAAGGGAAAACTCAGCCTGTTCAGCATTTATCAGccagtaataaaataaataataaagcacagtgtgtgcaaaagtattcacaccccttggaCCTTTCTGTATTTTGTCACGCTACAACCGCAGTCTTTAATTGTACTGATGTTTCTGAACTTTCTAGtttaatgcaaaatatatgagatgtaaagctaaaactaTGGTGTGCCAGTGTCATTCTGTGGGATTGTAAAACATTATGTTCGCATCGCACTAAACACGTACCCAATGACAAACATGTTAGAGTTATGCCATAAAGACCTTTGGTAATTCTACAAAGTATTCATTTGATGGGGATGGAGGCAAatgcacacttttcagatatttgctTGAGCAAATATTGAACATGTACTACTTTGTGTCTGTCTATgagataaaatacataatagtaCATTAAAGATAGAGGTGGCCAAATGAcaaattgcaataaaaatctaaaaatgcataatttatgCATACATTTGAAAGCCTTGGTTTATGGATGGTGGTACTGAATAAGCCTGGAAGTATCAACAAAGATTAACATAATATTTCAGTGACTATGTTTTCATGCTTTGTAGAGgataatggggaaaaaaacaatgaacagATACTTACTGGGTCCGAGGCTAATCGAGAAGGCAGCCACATAGACCAGCAGGCTTATCAAAGATGCCCACTTTAATGAAGAAGACAGTTCTACATGAGTTTTTTCGGGATCCAAGCCCCAAGACCTGTCAGTCTCGGTGTCAGTCCTTTGTGCTTCCTCAGCGCTCCAGTGGCTGGGGAGCTGAGTGGAAAAAATCTCACTGCTGTCCAGTTCTACTGAGGTTCCGTTTAAATCCCAAGGTAAATTTGTATGGTTTACTAAAGTCTGACTTTTACACAGGCTTGTTAGGTGAGTGTGGCTTTGCAGAGTCAGAGTACCAAGTGTAGCCAGAGACGTTCCCATTGCGACCGCACCCACACACAAGAAAAGCTTGGTTCCCACGCGGTCAACCAGCAGCACGGCGGGGATTGTGCCGACTACCTTGACCACTCCAAACCCCGTGGAGGCCAAGGTAGCAGCAGCGTCGCTGTCGAAGCCGACACTACGGAGGAGAGGCGAGGCGTAGGAAAGGATGTTGGGCTGCCCGGTGGCCTGCTGGAGGAACACTAAGGCCATGCCCGTAGCCAACCGCGACCGTAGGTTTGCCTTAGAACTGAACAGCTCCCAGAAACTGTATTCGGATTCTTCCTTCAGTCCAACCTGGATCTCCCTCAGCTCATCTGCCACATGTTTCTTAGCTCCACCTCTCATCCTCGCCAGCACCACTCTCGCCTGCTCCACTTTGCCCTGAGTCACAAGGAAGCGAGGACTAGGAGGGAGGAAGAGTAGTGCACCCATCTGGAGCAGTGCAGGAGGAATCACAAGTCCAAATGTGTACGCCCAGCCGTGCGGTGTAGTAGTGAAGGCGTAGCTACAGCTGAAGCCCAGCATCACCCCTACAACCAGCATCAGCTCGTACAGGGTGACCAGCAGACCCCTCCGCTCCCTCGGTGAGATCTCTGCAATGTACAGACACGCTGCGGTTCCTGACAAAGACGTCCCCATTCCGACTACCAGACGGCCCAGCGTGAGAGCTGCAAGAGAAGTCAAAGCAACGAGCACAATGGTTCCTCCAACCACCAGGGCGGCACTCAGGAGCAGAGAGCAGCGGCGGCCGTAGCGATCCAGAATGGGGCCCCCCACCAGGCAGATGAGGAGAGCTCCGAGCAGCTGGGAGCTTACCAGAAGTTCTTGTTCTCTGCAGGAGAGAGCGAATACGCTccgcagctgcagcaggaccCCAGAGGTCAGGCCCATTTCATAGCCCAGCATTAAGCCGCTCAGTGAGGCGGACACAGCAGCGAGCACCACCAGCCAGCTGCAGCCTGAAGGAAGAAACggggaaaaaagaggaattGTTAGAGAGATCGGACAGCAGGGTTTACGAAAATACTGGTCTCTTATTCCTGGTCCCAGTATTTTGAGGACCTAAGTTGCAATATTTTCCATGTGCTGATCTCGCAAGAACTGCTGCTTGAATGGAAACAAAGAAACTTCTACTTATCAAAGTGCAGTTTTGATTACAGAGATTACAATTTCATGTTGGAAAACGATGATAATAAAGAAACAGCTGTCCCTGTTATTTGGTAGTTTAGCTTTGAAAAACTTGACATGTTTTGAGTCGTTTAGAAATTTCTCACACATTTGTCTAAACTAATTCTACAAACATGGTCTGAACAGTATTGGAACTAAATAACAACGTGACTGCTATGGTCAGATAGATGAAGAgtgtctgaaaaaaatattttttcaagtttttccacagtttaaaaattggatttaggtctgaactttgactaagccatttAAACACATAAGTGCTGCTTCGATGTCATTCATAGCTTTCTAGCTCTGGTTGAATGTTTAGGGTAATttttctgctggaaggtgaacctccactaCAGCGTCATGCCATTTGCagcttttaacagttttttttgtttgtttgttttttttttacccgaGCAGTCCAGAGCTCCATCTATCTTCTTCTACTATGACCAGCTCCTCCTGTCGtgctaaagaaaagaaatccccACGGCATGATGCAGTCACCACTCTGTTTCACTGTAATCATATTGTGCTAGATATGTGGAGTTGTTGCCACACAGGCAACAACTTTACTCATCCACCCAGACTGCCTCCTCCACATGTTTGTTATCTCTAGTTTGAGCCATATCAAAATGCAAATCAAGCTTTCAACAAACGCTATCTTCTTgccaaaatttgaaaatgtttcttcctccaCTACAGATGTAGCTGTTATTTTACATTGGTGTATCACattaaaacccaataaaaaaaattaaaaaacattgaaaactatAAAAGAACTCAATCAATATAAATCCTTTCACAAGTCACAAAAATCTATAACAATTATGGCATTTACTGGGAGTTAACTGTCAGAGAGAAACACAATCTGACATCGTCATATTAAGGTACTCAATTTTGAACTTCTCTGAGACCGTTTTTATCAATCAACAGTTTCTTACTCATAAAGTCTGACTGTATCCGATATTACCTGATTGAACTGGTCTATGTGTAATCAGATCAGAAACTGAAAGCATTCATTGAACTTTATTTGAACAGAAATGGATGTGAATCGAACTCATTTGCTTTTCAGGATATCATACGGAGATGATTTGTTGCAATGTGACTGTGATGAAACCACATTTTGCTGTTCAGGTCTTTCTTTAAACAAAGAAGCCTTCTTTGCTTTAGATCTCCACAAACCATATCGCCTTAACTCTGCTGACTTTGTGGAAATACAGGTCGGAGGTTCACAGGAGAAATGATAACGCAATCTTCtgagcagctgtgtgtgtgtacctaATACACAAGTGGGATCATTGTCGTGAGACTAGAAAGATGTGGAAGCTGCAAAGACGACAAAGCTTCCAGCTTCCAGTGATCTGCAGTATTATTTCACCCTTAAGGTGCCTAAAATCTGCAACgttaattcatattttaaggCACAGtcacactgaagtttgtttgGAAAATCCTAACTTTAATTTGAGTATGTTTAATCAAGAAATATTCATATTGGTGCATCCCTTTAGTAATGTTACTATTATTTGATTTTTGGCTACTCAAATAGCCAGAAATTGAGTTacttcactgaataaaaaactaaatgtataagacacagaaacacacttgcactttgcattaaagtgagACTCCTGGCTTGTACACAAGATCcattgttgttattttctaCATACTAAGTAGTATATACTGTGACTAAAAGACTTTGCGCTGTTCTCACATACTTTACTAAAGTAGCTATATGTTTCAGAAGCTTCATGTTTTAAAGTAGACTTTGcagtgtttaatgtttttgttattattattgaaatttaACTGTATATGTGGACATAATCCTATATTGTAGGTCTGACTACATAATCTTGTACCAATGAAATCTAATGATATGTTTAAACAGTTAGTCAGTACTTGAGCAGCCTTTATATCCAATTACGTCTTAAGTAAGATGTAATAGCTaataaaaaagtctaaaaatacaTCTAATGTTGAGGTTTTGTTGATTCATAGAAGTCCGattagttaatatttaaaaatcttagGTATAAAATGTTTGTACTGCTCCACCAAAggtcaaagtgagaaaaaagtcaaacgACTTTTGGCATCAACATAAATCAGCATTTTTGGAGGAACTCACCACAGACAATTTGCACATGCAGCTAATACTTTGTCTTTCGTTCAGTCATCACTATTTGCAAACTCACACCATTTATACGGTAATTTAAATGAGAACATCTACTGCATTACCTGTTTGGTTTGCTATGTACGTGGATGAGCAGGGTATTGGGATTGGGGTGGAGGAGAAGGTCGTTACATGAAAAGAAACTGGATAGGAGTGAAGTATTGACACCTCTTGATTTTTTGCATACTTAGGTTAACCACAATCTTGTATTTTATAGTCATTTTAAACGTTAGACACATAAAATGAAGTAActttgaagtggaagaaaacactTCAcaggttctgtgttttttggtcttttcTCTCATAgaccaaaaaagtaaaaaattcaCCTGAATCTAAACAACTGCAGTAAGAGGTGTACTAATTAGTCACTAGTCACTCATTTAATCTTGGAATATGGCTAGTAAGGCCACTGAAGTTCATTGCAGAATATTCATGATCAAACAACACATTGAAGACTAAAGGACGTACCAAGTAGGTTAGCAGTAAAGTTGTTGTGAGGTTTAAAGTTGGGTTAGGTTATAAACCATCATCACAAACTTTGGGCTTTTCATAGAGTCCTGTTCATCTTTTGAACATGGACAGCAGGGCTGTACACCTCAAAAATATCTTTAGTAAAACAACACTAATCAGTTAATTGGCAAGGAGGTCAATGGTGATCTGCAAAGATTCACAGGTCCCATaagaaaatctgtcaaaaagACCATTTTTAAAGTTGCATCCTTAAATTTGGCCTGTGGAAAAATGGCAAGAAGATCTCCTGTTTTGGAGTTGAAAATATCTGGAAAGAGGAagttctggtcagatgagaccaaataAAACGTTTTAATCTATTTCGAAACACAATGAGTGGTGGAAATCTAACATTGTACTTCACTCTGAACATACCAACCCcacaatgaaacatggtggtggcagcgtcagactgtggattttttattttatttttttttcccaacaggCACAGATAAGCTAGTCAGAGCTGATGGGAgtgcagaataaaataaatacaatctagaagaagaaacattttaaatatttttttttctttttttagaataagttacatttttgtgtaactTCATCATTTCAGACAGGCTCTTCTTCTCCCAGTACGGAAGCAGTTTGTAACTTGTTGACAAGATGTCACACTAACTTTGTGGCTGACTGGACACTAGGGCAGACTAGGGGATATGGATTTGGTTTTAcactcctccttctgtttggactatcacataaaattcaacaaaaaaaaaaatgaataaaaagcatTCTGATTGTAGCATGAAAAAGATTAAGGGAAATTAATACTATTTTAAGGCAGTGTATCTgaactcttttttattttgcttttggcACACTTAAACTCTAATTCTCATTTTAACCAGTTTTATATTACGCAAATGTGTTTATGAAGGCTCATTAATCATCTTAATCTTAGTGGATTAAGATGATTGGCAGCAGAACAGTAGTACACCACTGCACTAACAGGTGCACCCACTGCAATAATTCAGGATTAATTCTCCACCATAAAACCTTTTGAGACAGTCTGTTATGCAATAAGTTTTAAACTATTTTGATAATAGTTCTCACAATTATTTTAAGTTCCTCCAAAGTTTTATTTGCACATCAGTTTCCTTtctactattttttttccaaccaaCGGCTCATAAATATGTAGCATACCATAAATAATGAATATTAATGCCTTAAAATGTTTGTACAGATAACAGTATACAAAATGACCACAGTTAGGGATTTCCACTGATTATATCTGCCATTTTTGTTGATAGAGCTAAATTGTATAATGTCATGTATAAGTAATAGAACAAGAATGAGTAGAAAGCACCACTTTATCATTAGATCCTCGTTAGATTACTGCTGCAAAGCTGGATGTTTGTGCCAAATCTGATCCCTTCAAGATATTTTGAGATATCAGCTAAATTATAACTCATTCATTTATtggacaataaaaatatatattattttaaatacttaatacctgattagtgtgtgtgtgtgtgtgtttacctggTCCTTTGGGTGGGGTCAGCCTCTGGGTTTCAGAAGCATGATCGACTGGCAGGTGAGTGGGGGTCTTCTTGCTCTCATTGTTGGGGTCCATTATCAACGAAGAGACAAAGATGTCTAGGCCtaaattacataattaacattaattttgccaaaaaacaagcaaaagaacAGACCTTTAAATTGGGCGACATCAGACCGTAATAGTGTCTTGTTAAGAgaagtgtgaaaaaaacattaatacagaaatgtgacgTAAATTCTGCAACAATTGAACAGAAATCTGATCAAGACAAGTAAACGATCACAGTTGATGCTAGTTCCTCACGTGAATTCTGTCAATACAGCGTAAGCATGCTGATCGATACAAAAGAACAATAAACTATTACCGTCTGCTTTCTAGTGTAAGTCATACATCACCCTTTTTTTGATAGTAAatatgtatgtaaatatatgtagatgtacagtatgtacagCCGTTTATAAACGGCTTTACTATCTAActatttctgattaaaaaaaggcTGAGGTTAATTATTTCAACGACCAGTGCAGGCGTAAGTTTTTGGACCCTCTGCCTAACCTAATCTAACCGCCAATAAACCAGAGTTAAGTTTTTGTAACTGAGGCTGACCCTCCTTCTTATAATGCAAACCTATTAACTAActctcaaattaaaaaaaaaataggcacATGTAAGATTTGGCTCCAGGACAGTATGTCTAAGTTAAACTTGAAAAGTGGAAGAAAGAAGTGTTTCAGTGTGTGACAGCAATTCAGCGTGACAGTGTCCTACCTAAAAGTCCCAGCTGTCAAAACTGCGGTGGGTTTAAACTCGCGTCGGTCGGGCcattggtgtttttttcttccgtCCTCCTCACCCGGCTGAGTTCTGCAAACTCCTGTAGAGCTCGTGTCAGAGCACGCGTTCATTCTTGTTATGGTGAGGCATTTTCTTAACCCCGCCCCTTTACGTCTTTGTCAACCAATAGGAAGAGTCGATTTGGCCTCAAGATTTCCCAATGTGGAATACTATTGGTCGGAGCGTATCTAAGCGCTAACAACGTTCATAGGAAATTAattttgtaagaaaataaatgatcagtCAGCTTCTCAGCAAAAGAGAAATTGATACATTAACTTGATCTCGTTGTGCAACCTATTGTAacagatgcttttttttaatttatatatataaccACGATATGAATACACCTGTATCAATACTGCTTTTTCCCACatacaggaaatgaaaacaaaaacattttgccacCTGCAGTTAATCCAAGGTACTCAGATGACTGTTGTCAGTCCAGAGTTTCTGAATGTTTCAGAACTGAATTGTCACACCTGCCCTGCTGCCTCACAAATGAC contains:
- the slc2a12 gene encoding solute carrier family 2, facilitated glucose transporter member 12 codes for the protein MDPNNESKKTPTHLPVDHASETQRLTPPKGPGCSWLVVLAAVSASLSGLMLGYEMGLTSGVLLQLRSVFALSCREQELLVSSQLLGALLICLVGGPILDRYGRRCSLLLSAALVVGGTIVLVALTSLAALTLGRLVVGMGTSLSGTAACLYIAEISPRERRGLLVTLYELMLVVGVMLGFSCSYAFTTTPHGWAYTFGLVIPPALLQMGALLFLPPSPRFLVTQGKVEQARVVLARMRGGAKKHVADELREIQVGLKEESEYSFWELFSSKANLRSRLATGMALVFLQQATGQPNILSYASPLLRSVGFDSDAAATLASTGFGVVKVVGTIPAVLLVDRVGTKLFLCVGAVAMGTSLATLGTLTLQSHTHLTSLCKSQTLVNHTNLPWDLNGTSVELDSSEIFSTQLPSHWSAEEAQRTDTETDRSWGLDPEKTHVELSSSLKWASLISLLVYVAAFSISLGPMVYVVLSEIFPMGVRGRAVSVVSAVNWATNLLISMTFLTITEKIGVPNVMFLYSGMSFVLLVFVILCVPQTKGRTLEEISKELASKKNFEVNLFRQAQPQETLIRRSPSTEGPAKI